GGATTAGCAACTTTATTGTCGGTGGTTGGTATGTGATCTTGTTTTTAACTATTGTATTAACCGTCGGATTAATGATTTTCAAAAAAACGGATCAAGGGCGATATATGCTAGATTATCTGAAATTAAAGCTTCCCATTTTTGGCAAACTGGCGCAAAAAGCGGCGATGGCACGATTTGCACGTACACTAAGTGCCTTATTAAAAAGTGCAGTACCAATTCTACAGTCATTAACAATGGCTAGCCAAGTGGTTGAGAATGAGGCAGTAGCTCGTCCGATTCGGGAAGCAAGAGAGAGTCTACGTCAAGGGAAATCTTTACATGAACCTTTAAAAGAAAATGGGATCTTTCCCCCGCTTGTTACTCATATGATTGCAGTTGGTGAGGAAACAGGAGCCATTGATGAAATGTTGAACAAAGTGGCCGAATTCTATGAAAACGATGTCGAAACGATGACCGATCAATTGAAGTCTTTAATCGAACCATTATTGATCGTCTTCATGGCAGTGATTGTCGGTACGATTATCCTTGCTGTTATTATGCCAATGTTTGGAATCTATGACATGGTCGGAAAATGATTTAGAAGAGATATTCCCTTAAAATACGTGGCCGAGAGTGCGATCCTCACAGGCCACTAAAAAGATTATTATTTTAAAGTAAAGATAAAAAAAAGAATGGGGGAGGTGAGAAGGATGACTAGAAGTTTATTTAGAAAACAGTTATCTAACCAACGTGGTGTGACGTTAATTGAGCTATTAGCAGTTATCGTTATCTTGGGGATTATAGCAGCGGTGGCTGTGCCTGCTGTGTTAAGTAATATTGATGACAGTAAAAGTAAATCAGATGCAGCCAATTTGCAGATTATTAATGACGCTATTGAAAGATACCAAGTTATAAATGGGTCGTATCCAGCAGGTAGTACGGTTGGTGAGATAGTGGCTGTCTTAATGTCAAATGCGAATGGTGGGCCATTTATCAAAGACTTTCCAGCTACTCCACAACAGGATGGAAAACAATGGACCTACGATTCAACAAATCATAAAGTAGGCATTTCAGAATAACCAACACCAGACGGCTAAAAGAGCAGTTTAATCCCCCTCATTTTGAGGGGGCTATTTAAAAGAAATTTCTCATTTTAGAGGTATAATCCTATGAATCTATTATTATTGATCTTATATATACTCTTATCCCTATTCATCGGCTCATTTCTCAATGTAGTCGCATTACGCATACCAAAGAATGAATCGATTCTCTTTCCCTCTTCCCATTGTCCTGCTTGTAACCACAGATTAGCTGCGATTGATCTTATTCCTATCTTCAGTTATTTTGGTTTACGGGGAAAATGTCGCTATTGTGGGGCAAAGATCTCACTCATTTATCCTTTTGGCGAATTCCTAACTCTCGTGATTTTTTTACTAATTCCTTATTTTTTTGGAATTTCAAAAGAGCTTTATATCGCTTATCCGTTTGCAATGGTAATGATTGTTGTCACATTAAGCGATATTCGCTATCAAATCATCCCTGATAAAATCACTTATCCTGGTATTCTATTTTTTCTTGTCCTCCGTCTATTCATCCATCCTTTACCCTACCTGCATTATCTCTTAGGAGCATTGATTGGCGGGGGATTGTTACTGCTTATTGCTATCATAAGTCGAGGTGGAATGGGCGGAGGGGATATCAAACTCTTTTTTCTTATTGGTTTGGTCTTAGGATGGCAAAATACCTTACTAGCTCTTTTCCTCTCAACAGGAATCGGAGCGATCATTGGTGGACTTTTGCTATTACTTCGAATGATCAAACGGAAGCAAATGATCCCTTTTGGTCCATTTATTTTTATCGGTACTATGATTACCTATTTCCTAGGAAATCAGATATGGGAATGGTATTTAGGTTTATACTAAGATGTTTTTAAAAAGGGGGCATCCCAATGAAAATACGAAAAGCGAATAATGAACATGGGATGACACTCATAGAGTTATTAGCAGCGATTACGATTTTAGCGATTATCGTTGGCCCAATGTTTCAACTGATTGGTCATGCATACACCAATTACATCGAAGATCAGCGAAAAGTCAAAGCGTTGACAATTGCACAGCAGAAAATGGAAGAAGCAAAGACAAATCAAAATTGGTTAATGACCTATGATAAAGCTGGTTATGTTTTAGCCCAAGGGCCGGCCTACTTAGCAGATGATCAGAATTACTATATTGTCGACAACAACACCATTGATGGATCATATCAATATTTAATTCTCATGAAAACTAGTGATACGGATGTGGATTTTGTGAAAATAAAAGTCGAAGTGTTTTGGAAAGAAGTGAAACCGGAGCGACAAATCACGTTTATCATCTCGGAAGCGAGGAGGCCAAAACCATGATTCGGCTTTCCGATCAAACAGGTGTGACATTGGTTGAGCTCCTAGCTGTAGTTGCGATCCTTAGCATGATTATCATCGTAATCTCTACTGTTCAATTTCAATTTTTAGATTCTTACCAAGAAATCAACGAAGGCTCATTTCAAACCGATGAAACAGTTTTTTTTATTCAATTTTTTTCAAAACAAGTTCGGGAAGCAAAAGAGATCAGTATCCAACCGTTAATTCCAACTGCTCCTTCGCAAGGGACGAAAAAAGTTATCATTACGAAAAGTACAGGAGCACAAGTTGAATTTGAATTCAAAGAGGGAACAAGATCGATTGAATATCATGATAACACTACAGTGACAATATTGGTTGATCATGTAAAAGTAGATG
This genomic interval from Tepidibacillus fermentans contains the following:
- a CDS encoding type II secretion system protein; this encodes MTRSLFRKQLSNQRGVTLIELLAVIVILGIIAAVAVPAVLSNIDDSKSKSDAANLQIINDAIERYQVINGSYPAGSTVGEIVAVLMSNANGGPFIKDFPATPQQDGKQWTYDSTNHKVGISE
- a CDS encoding type IV pilus modification PilV family protein: MKIRKANNEHGMTLIELLAAITILAIIVGPMFQLIGHAYTNYIEDQRKVKALTIAQQKMEEAKTNQNWLMTYDKAGYVLAQGPAYLADDQNYYIVDNNTIDGSYQYLILMKTSDTDVDFVKIKVEVFWKEVKPERQITFIISEARRPKP
- a CDS encoding prepilin peptidase — encoded protein: MNLLLLILYILLSLFIGSFLNVVALRIPKNESILFPSSHCPACNHRLAAIDLIPIFSYFGLRGKCRYCGAKISLIYPFGEFLTLVIFLLIPYFFGISKELYIAYPFAMVMIVVTLSDIRYQIIPDKITYPGILFFLVLRLFIHPLPYLHYLLGALIGGGLLLLIAIISRGGMGGGDIKLFFLIGLVLGWQNTLLALFLSTGIGAIIGGLLLLLRMIKRKQMIPFGPFIFIGTMITYFLGNQIWEWYLGLY
- a CDS encoding PilW family protein, whose product is MIRLSDQTGVTLVELLAVVAILSMIIIVISTVQFQFLDSYQEINEGSFQTDETVFFIQFFSKQVREAKEISIQPLIPTAPSQGTKKVIITKSTGAQVEFEFKEGTRSIEYHDNTTVTILVDHVKVDDNNYQFRVTKINQDGKIGVHLTLQTDKMIPIETTVYSLVATSN